From a single Piliocolobus tephrosceles isolate RC106 chromosome 21, ASM277652v3, whole genome shotgun sequence genomic region:
- the SERTAD1 gene encoding SERTA domain-containing protein 1: MLSKGLKRKREEEEEKEPLAVDAWWLDPGHASVAQAPPAVASSSLFDLSVLKLHHSLQQSEPDLRHLVLVVNTLRRIQASMAPAAALPPVPSPPAAPSVADNLLASSDAALSASMASLLEDLSHIEGLSQAPQPLADEGPPGRSIGGAAPSLGALDLLGPATGCLLDDGLEGLFEDIDTSMYDNELWAPASEGLKPGPEDGPGKVEAPELDEAELDYLMDVLVGTQALERPPGPGR; this comes from the coding sequence ATGCTGAGCAAGGGTCTGAAGCGGAaacgggaggaggaggaggagaaggaaccTCTGGCAGTCGACGCCTGGTGGCTGGATCCTGGCCACGCATCGGTGGCACAGGCACCCCCAGCTGTGGCCTCTAGCTCCCTCTTTGACCTCTCGGTGCTCAAGCTTCACCACAGCCTGCAGCAGAGTGAGCCGGACCTGCGGCACCTGGTGCTGGTGGTGAACACTCTGCGGCGCATCCAGGCGTCCATGGCACCCGCGGCTGCCCTGCCACCTGTGCCCAGCCCACCTGCTGCCCCCAGTGTGGCTGACAACCTACTGGCAAGCTCAGACGCTGCCCTCTCAGCCTCTATGGCCAGCCTCCTGGAGGACCTCAGCCACATTGAGGGCCTGAGTCAggctccccaacccctggcagACGAGGGGCCACCAGGCCGTAGCATCGGGGGAGCAGCGCCCAGCCTGGGTGCCTTGGACCTGCTAGGCCCAGCCACTGGCTGTCTACTGGACGATGGGCTCGAGGGCCTGTTTGAGGATATTGACACCTCTATGTATGACAATGAACTTTGGGCACCAGCCTCTGAGGGCCTCAAACCGGGTCCTGAGGATGGGCCGGGCAAAGTGGAAGCTCCGGAGCTGGACGAGGCCGAACTGGACTACCTCATGGACGTGCTGGTGGGCACACAGGCACTGGAGCGGCCGCCGGGGCCAGGGCGCTGA